The following proteins are encoded in a genomic region of Mycobacterium sp. 155:
- a CDS encoding DUF1622 domain-containing protein — translation MRVTEFFEQTTTAFEVLGVLSMVLGFLFAFVLALRTWRRSGDGGRAFKTLRDSLGGAILLGLELLVAADIVKTVTATPSLTDAAVLGMIVLIRTVLSISIEIEVDGVAPWRKALTTGPQVLARTARASGRVDPTV, via the coding sequence ATGCGCGTGACGGAGTTCTTCGAACAGACAACGACAGCATTCGAAGTACTGGGCGTCTTGTCGATGGTGCTGGGGTTCCTGTTCGCCTTCGTCCTGGCCCTACGCACCTGGCGGAGAAGCGGCGATGGCGGCCGGGCATTCAAGACGCTGCGAGATTCACTGGGCGGGGCGATTCTGCTCGGACTGGAGCTGCTCGTTGCGGCGGACATCGTCAAGACCGTCACCGCCACGCCGTCACTCACCGATGCCGCCGTACTCGGCATGATCGTGCTCATCCGCACGGTGCTGAGCATCTCGATCGAGATCGAAGTCGACGGAGTCGCACCATGGCGCAAGGCGTTGACCACCGGACCGCAGGTGTTGGCCCGCACAGCCCGCGCATCCGGGCGGGTCGATCCCACCGTCTGA
- a CDS encoding prolyl oligopeptidase family protein, whose protein sequence is MTDDPYLWLEDITGEDALDWVRKHNDATVAALSGDRFDELRDQVLEVLDTDARIPYVSRRGEYLYNFWRDEANPRGLWRRTTLDSYRTDEPDWDVIIDLDELARSEDENWVWAGPEVIEPEHTLALISLSRGGADATVVREFDMRTKQFVPDGFELPEVKSSVSWEDENTLLVCTDFGEGSMTESGYPRIAKRWRRGEPLENAETVFAAEPTDVRVIASVDRTPGFEHTRVGRYTNFYNRLRYEVRDGELILIDVPTDATTSTHREWMLISLRNDWQVGDVTYPAGSLLATNFDEFLSGTGELVPIYEPDEHSCLSEASWTRDKLVLVTRRDVASHIEIVTPGTWDRVDAPGIPVGDETVVVETDPLGDEVFYDSSGFTRPSRLLHGTAGGALQKLKSAPAFFDADGIDVAQYFATSADGTAIPYFVVGQRSTPSPTYLYGYGGFQNSLTPGYSGGIGRTWLARGGTYVAANIRGGGEYGPRWHTGAMRENRHLVYEDFAAVAADLVRRGITTVEQLGAAGGSNGGLLMGVMLTQYPELFGALVCSVPLLDMKRYHLLLAGASWVAEYGDPDNPDDWEFISKYSPYQNVSTDRHYPPILITTSTRDDRVHPGHARKMTAALEAAGHDVTYYENIEGGHGGAADNKQAAFKAALTYEFLWRKLGG, encoded by the coding sequence GTGACAGACGATCCGTACCTGTGGCTCGAGGACATCACCGGCGAAGACGCCCTGGACTGGGTTCGCAAGCACAACGATGCGACGGTTGCGGCCCTGAGCGGTGACCGGTTCGACGAGTTGCGCGACCAGGTGCTCGAGGTGCTCGACACCGACGCCCGCATTCCGTACGTGAGCCGCCGGGGCGAGTACCTCTACAACTTCTGGCGTGACGAGGCCAATCCGCGTGGTCTCTGGCGCCGCACCACGCTGGACAGTTACCGCACCGATGAGCCCGACTGGGACGTCATCATCGATCTCGACGAGCTCGCCCGCTCCGAGGACGAGAACTGGGTGTGGGCCGGCCCTGAAGTCATCGAGCCCGAACACACGCTGGCATTGATCAGCCTGTCCCGCGGCGGAGCCGATGCCACGGTGGTTCGTGAATTCGATATGCGCACAAAGCAATTCGTCCCTGACGGCTTCGAGCTGCCGGAGGTGAAGTCGTCGGTGTCATGGGAAGACGAGAACACCCTGCTGGTGTGCACCGACTTCGGCGAGGGGTCGATGACCGAATCGGGTTATCCACGGATCGCCAAGCGGTGGCGCCGCGGCGAGCCGCTGGAGAACGCCGAGACGGTGTTCGCCGCAGAGCCGACGGATGTCCGGGTCATCGCCAGCGTGGACCGGACGCCCGGTTTCGAGCACACCCGCGTCGGCCGCTACACCAATTTCTACAACCGGCTCCGCTACGAGGTGCGCGACGGCGAGCTGATCCTCATCGACGTTCCGACGGACGCCACGACCTCGACTCACCGCGAGTGGATGCTGATCTCACTGCGCAACGACTGGCAGGTCGGCGATGTGACGTACCCGGCGGGCAGCTTGCTGGCCACCAACTTCGACGAATTTCTTTCCGGCACAGGCGAACTCGTCCCGATATACGAGCCGGATGAGCACAGCTGCCTGTCCGAGGCCAGCTGGACCAGGGACAAGCTGGTGCTGGTCACTCGGCGCGATGTCGCCAGCCACATCGAGATCGTCACACCCGGCACCTGGGATCGCGTGGATGCGCCCGGCATCCCGGTGGGCGACGAGACCGTCGTGGTCGAGACGGACCCGCTGGGCGACGAGGTCTTCTACGACTCAAGTGGTTTCACCAGGCCGTCGCGCCTGCTGCACGGGACCGCAGGCGGTGCGCTGCAAAAGCTCAAATCCGCGCCGGCATTCTTCGACGCCGACGGTATCGACGTCGCACAGTATTTCGCCACCTCGGCCGACGGCACCGCGATCCCCTATTTCGTGGTCGGACAGCGGTCCACGCCGAGCCCTACGTATCTCTATGGCTACGGCGGATTCCAGAATTCGTTGACACCGGGCTATTCGGGCGGTATCGGCCGGACCTGGCTGGCTCGCGGCGGCACCTACGTGGCGGCCAACATTCGCGGTGGTGGCGAGTACGGGCCGCGCTGGCACACCGGGGCGATGCGGGAGAACCGCCACCTGGTGTACGAGGATTTCGCCGCCGTGGCAGCCGATTTGGTGCGGCGCGGCATCACCACCGTCGAGCAGCTCGGTGCGGCGGGCGGCAGCAACGGTGGCCTGCTCATGGGCGTCATGCTGACGCAGTATCCGGAGTTGTTCGGGGCCCTGGTGTGCAGCGTGCCGTTGCTCGACATGAAGCGCTATCACCTGCTGCTGGCCGGGGCGTCCTGGGTGGCCGAATATGGCGACCCCGACAATCCGGACGACTGGGAGTTCATCTCGAAATACTCGCCGTACCAGAATGTTTCGACTGATCGCCATTATCCCCCGATCCTTATCACCACCTCGACGCGGGACGATCGGGTGCACCCGGGGCATGCCCGCAAGATGACGGCGGCACTGGAGGCCGCGGGGCACGACGTGACCTATTACGAGAACATCGAGGGCGGGCACGGCGGCGCCGCGGACAACAAGCAGGCTGCGTTCAAGGCCGCGCTGACCTATGAGTTCCTGTGGCGAAAGCTCGGCGGCTGA
- the adh gene encoding aldehyde dehydrogenase, translating to MTVFSRPGAADALMSFESRYGNFVGGEWVAPVEGRYFENASPVTGQVFCEVPRSTEADVEKALDAAHAAAPAWGKTSPAQRAVVLNRIADRIEENLGSIALAESWDNGKPIRETLNADIPLAVDHFRYFAGAIRAQEGSLSQIDEDTVAYHFHEPLGVVGQIIPWNFPILMATWKLAPALAAGNAVVLKPAEQTPASILYLFSLIADLLPAGVVNIVNGFGVEAGKPLASSNRIAKIAFTGETTTGRLIMQYASQNLIPVTLELGGKSPNIFFSDVMAANDDFQDKALEGFTMFALNQGEVCTCPSRSLIQADIFDEFVELAAIRTKAVRQGDPLDTETMIGAQASNDQFEKILSYIEIGKSEGATVVTGGERADLGGELAGGFYIQPTIFSGDNRMRIFQEEIFGPVVSVTSFGDYDDAISIANDTLYGLGAGVWSRDGNTAYRAGRDIKAGRVWTNCYHQYPAHAAFGGYKQSGIGRENHKMMLDHYQQTKNLLVSYSNKAQGFF from the coding sequence ATGACCGTGTTTTCACGCCCGGGGGCTGCCGACGCCCTGATGTCTTTTGAGTCGCGTTACGGCAATTTTGTTGGTGGTGAGTGGGTGGCCCCCGTTGAGGGTCGGTATTTCGAGAATGCGTCGCCGGTGACGGGGCAGGTGTTTTGTGAGGTGCCGCGGTCGACCGAGGCCGACGTGGAGAAGGCGTTGGATGCGGCGCATGCGGCGGCACCGGCGTGGGGTAAGACCTCGCCGGCGCAGCGGGCGGTGGTGTTGAACAGGATTGCTGATCGGATTGAGGAGAATCTCGGGTCGATTGCGCTGGCGGAGTCGTGGGATAACGGGAAGCCGATCCGGGAGACGCTCAACGCTGATATTCCGTTGGCGGTGGATCATTTCCGGTATTTCGCGGGGGCGATCCGGGCGCAAGAAGGGTCGTTGTCGCAGATCGATGAGGATACGGTCGCCTACCACTTCCACGAGCCGTTGGGGGTGGTCGGGCAGATCATTCCGTGGAATTTCCCGATTTTGATGGCGACGTGGAAGTTGGCGCCGGCGTTGGCGGCGGGTAATGCGGTGGTGCTCAAGCCTGCTGAGCAGACCCCGGCCTCGATCCTGTATCTGTTTTCGTTGATCGCTGATTTGTTGCCGGCGGGGGTGGTGAACATTGTCAACGGGTTCGGCGTGGAGGCGGGTAAACCGTTGGCCTCGTCGAATCGAATCGCCAAGATTGCATTTACCGGGGAGACCACGACGGGCCGGTTAATCATGCAGTACGCCAGTCAAAATTTGATTCCGGTCACCCTGGAACTCGGCGGCAAGAGCCCCAATATTTTCTTCAGTGATGTGATGGCCGCCAATGACGACTTTCAGGATAAGGCGTTGGAGGGGTTCACGATGTTCGCCCTGAATCAGGGTGAGGTGTGTACGTGTCCGTCGCGCAGCCTGATTCAGGCTGACATTTTCGATGAGTTTGTGGAGTTGGCGGCGATTCGCACCAAGGCGGTGCGGCAGGGCGATCCGTTGGATACCGAGACGATGATCGGCGCGCAGGCCTCCAACGACCAGTTCGAGAAGATCTTGTCCTATATCGAGATTGGGAAGTCTGAAGGCGCCACGGTGGTCACTGGTGGGGAGCGGGCGGATCTGGGGGGTGAGCTGGCTGGTGGGTTTTATATTCAGCCGACGATTTTCTCGGGGGACAATAGGATGCGGATTTTCCAGGAGGAGATTTTCGGCCCGGTGGTGTCGGTGACCTCGTTCGGTGATTATGACGATGCGATCAGCATCGCTAATGACACGCTGTACGGCCTGGGCGCGGGTGTGTGGAGTCGTGACGGTAATACCGCTTACCGGGCTGGGCGGGATATCAAGGCGGGTCGGGTGTGGACCAACTGCTACCACCAGTACCCTGCCCACGCGGCGTTTGGTGGGTACAAGCAGTCCGGGATCGGCCGCGAGAACCACAAGATGATGCTGGATCACTACCAGCAGACCAAGAACCTGCTGGTGTCCTACAGCAACAAAGCCCAAGGATTCTTCTAG
- a CDS encoding DUF779 domain-containing protein — protein MTGRVLITQSAADLLVTLQERHGALMFHQSGGCCDGSSPMCYPEGDFIVGDRDILLGVLDVGNAGVPVWISGPQFDAWKHTQLVIDVVPGRGGGFSLEAPEGMRFLSRGRAFTAAEIDELAACPPPTGAEYAAGKRPADTGSHIVAEASDACPVPQR, from the coding sequence ATGACCGGCAGAGTCCTCATCACCCAATCCGCCGCGGACCTGCTAGTGACATTGCAGGAGCGGCACGGGGCGTTGATGTTTCACCAGTCCGGCGGGTGCTGTGATGGGTCGTCGCCCATGTGTTATCCCGAGGGTGATTTCATCGTCGGGGACCGCGACATCCTGCTGGGTGTCCTCGACGTGGGTAACGCCGGTGTGCCGGTGTGGATCTCCGGGCCGCAGTTCGACGCGTGGAAACACACCCAGTTGGTCATCGATGTGGTGCCGGGCCGGGGCGGCGGGTTCAGCCTGGAGGCGCCTGAAGGCATGCGCTTCTTGTCGCGCGGCCGGGCGTTCACCGCCGCCGAGATCGACGAACTCGCCGCGTGCCCGCCGCCGACCGGCGCCGAGTACGCGGCCGGCAAGCGCCCGGCGGATACGGGTAGCCACATCGTGGCCGAGGCCTCCGACGCCTGCCCGGTGCCTCAGAGGTAG
- the lpdA gene encoding dihydrolipoyl dehydrogenase: MTHFDVVVLGAGPGGYVAAIRAAQLGLNTAIIEPRYWGGVCLNVGCIPSKALLRNAELAHIFAKEAKTFGISGEASFDYGAAFDRSRKVAEGRVAGVHFLMKKNKITEIHGYGTFTGPNAISVKLNDGGTEEVTFSHAIIATGSSTRLVPGTTLSDNVVTYETQILSRELPSSIIIAGAGAIGMEFAYVLKNYGVDVTIVEFLPRALPNEDVEVSKEIEKQYKKLGVKILTGTKVEGIADEGGEGPVTVTVSKDGKTEELKADKVLQAIGFAPNVEGMGLEAAGVALTDRKAIGIDDYMRTNVPNIYAIGDVTGKLQLAHVAEAQGVVAAETIGGAETLPLGDYRMMPRATFCQPQVASFGLTEEQARAEGYDVVVAKFPFTANGKAHGLADPTGFVKLIADKKHLELLGGHLIGPDVSELLPELTLAQKWDLTANELARNVHTHPTLSEALQECFHGLTGHMINF, encoded by the coding sequence GTGACCCACTTTGACGTTGTTGTTCTCGGAGCTGGTCCTGGTGGATACGTTGCGGCTATTCGTGCCGCTCAACTGGGGCTGAACACTGCCATCATCGAACCCAGGTATTGGGGTGGGGTGTGCCTCAACGTCGGGTGTATCCCGTCGAAGGCGTTGCTGCGCAATGCCGAGCTCGCCCACATCTTCGCCAAGGAAGCCAAGACCTTCGGCATCAGCGGCGAGGCCAGCTTCGATTACGGTGCGGCGTTCGACCGCAGCCGCAAGGTCGCCGAGGGCCGGGTCGCCGGTGTGCACTTCCTGATGAAGAAGAACAAGATCACCGAGATCCACGGCTACGGCACCTTCACCGGGCCGAATGCGATCTCGGTCAAGCTCAACGACGGTGGCACTGAAGAGGTCACGTTCTCCCATGCCATCATCGCCACCGGGTCCTCGACGCGGCTGGTGCCCGGAACCACGCTGTCGGACAACGTGGTCACCTACGAGACGCAGATCCTTTCCCGCGAGTTGCCTTCGTCGATCATCATCGCCGGGGCAGGGGCCATCGGCATGGAGTTCGCCTATGTGCTCAAGAACTACGGCGTCGATGTCACCATCGTGGAGTTTCTGCCGCGCGCACTGCCCAACGAGGACGTCGAGGTGTCCAAGGAGATCGAAAAGCAGTACAAGAAGTTGGGCGTGAAGATCCTCACCGGCACCAAGGTCGAAGGCATCGCCGACGAGGGCGGTGAGGGGCCCGTAACCGTCACCGTGAGCAAGGACGGCAAGACCGAGGAGCTTAAAGCCGACAAGGTGCTGCAGGCCATCGGGTTTGCGCCCAATGTCGAGGGCATGGGGCTGGAGGCGGCGGGGGTGGCGTTGACCGACCGCAAGGCCATCGGCATCGATGACTACATGCGCACCAACGTGCCCAACATTTATGCGATCGGTGATGTCACCGGCAAGCTGCAGCTCGCGCACGTGGCCGAGGCCCAAGGTGTGGTGGCCGCCGAGACCATCGGTGGTGCCGAGACGTTGCCACTCGGGGACTACCGGATGATGCCGCGGGCCACGTTCTGCCAGCCGCAGGTCGCCAGTTTCGGATTGACCGAGGAGCAGGCCCGCGCCGAGGGGTACGACGTCGTCGTCGCAAAGTTCCCGTTCACTGCCAACGGCAAGGCGCACGGCCTGGCCGATCCGACCGGGTTCGTCAAACTGATCGCCGACAAGAAGCACTTGGAGTTGCTCGGCGGTCACCTGATCGGACCCGACGTCTCCGAGTTGCTGCCGGAGCTGACCCTGGCGCAGAAGTGGGACCTGACCGCCAACGAGCTGGCCCGCAACGTGCACACCCATCCGACCCTGTCGGAAGCGCTGCAGGAATGCTTCCACGGCCTCACCGGCCACATGATCAACTTTTGA
- a CDS encoding carboxymuconolactone decarboxylase family protein, whose protein sequence is MSTLEPARIAPGGFRELGPINWVIAKAGARAIRAPRFTLFNVLGQHKLLFLAWLPSAGLLLGPLGKLPRKDAELVILRVAHLRDCEYELQQHRRLARTRGVDSETQARIFEGPDAEGLTDQQRVLITATDEFVVTRSMSSETWAALSAILSRTQLIEFCMLAGQYDALAATMTTLRIPLDFPD, encoded by the coding sequence GTGAGCACACTTGAGCCTGCCCGCATCGCACCGGGCGGATTCCGGGAGCTGGGGCCGATCAACTGGGTCATCGCCAAGGCGGGCGCGCGGGCCATCCGGGCACCGCGGTTCACCCTGTTCAACGTGCTCGGTCAGCACAAGCTGCTGTTCCTGGCCTGGTTACCGTCAGCAGGTCTACTGCTCGGACCGCTCGGCAAGCTGCCTCGCAAAGACGCCGAACTGGTGATCCTGCGCGTCGCACACCTGCGTGACTGCGAGTACGAACTGCAACAGCACCGCCGGCTGGCGCGCACCCGTGGGGTGGACAGTGAAACCCAGGCCCGCATCTTCGAGGGTCCCGACGCCGAGGGTCTGACCGATCAGCAGCGGGTCCTCATCACCGCGACCGACGAGTTCGTTGTCACCCGCTCGATGTCATCGGAGACCTGGGCCGCGCTCTCGGCGATCCTCAGCCGCACCCAGCTCATCGAATTCTGCATGCTGGCAGGGCAATACGATGCGCTGGCGGCAACGATGACGACGCTGCGGATCCCGCTGGACTTCCCCGACTGA
- the ramB gene encoding acetate metabolism transcriptional regulator RamB has product MAKTFVGSRVRQLRSERGFSQAALAQMLDISPSYLNQIEHDVRPLTVSVLLRITEVFGVDATFFASHDDTRLVAELREVTMDRDLGIDVDVAEVADIVNTHPTLAQAMVNLHQRYRLTTTQLAAVTEGRYSDSSGSGSITMPHEEVRDFFYQRQNYLHELDTAAEDFTIRMRMHRAELSRELSERLTMVHGVRIVKRIDPGDTVMHRYDPQTKTLEIGGHLSSGQYVFKLAAELAYLEFGDLIDAQVAEGNFTSDESRKLARLGLANYFAAATMLPYRQFHEVAENFRYDVERLSAFYSVSYETVSHRLSTLQRPSMRGVPLSFVRVDRAGNMSKRQSATGFHFSSSGGTCPLWNVYETFGNPGKILVQIAQMPDGRNYMWVARTVERRASRYGQPGKTFAIGLGCELRHAHRLVYSDGLDLSGEVSTPIGSGCRVCERDNCPQRAFPALGRALDLDEHRSTVLPYLVKKS; this is encoded by the coding sequence GTGGCAAAAACCTTCGTCGGCTCGCGGGTGCGGCAACTGCGCAGCGAACGCGGTTTCAGCCAGGCCGCACTGGCGCAGATGCTCGACATCTCCCCCAGCTACCTCAACCAGATCGAGCATGACGTCCGGCCCCTGACGGTGTCGGTGTTGCTGCGCATCACCGAGGTATTCGGCGTGGACGCCACCTTCTTCGCATCACACGACGACACCCGTTTGGTCGCCGAACTGCGCGAGGTAACGATGGACCGCGACCTCGGCATCGATGTCGACGTCGCCGAGGTCGCCGACATCGTCAACACCCACCCGACGCTGGCGCAGGCGATGGTCAATCTGCATCAACGCTATCGGCTCACCACAACACAACTCGCCGCAGTCACCGAAGGCCGATATTCCGACAGCAGCGGCAGCGGCTCGATCACCATGCCGCACGAGGAAGTTCGCGACTTCTTCTATCAACGGCAGAACTATCTACACGAACTCGACACCGCGGCAGAAGATTTCACCATCCGCATGAGGATGCACCGGGCCGAGCTTTCGCGCGAGCTCTCCGAGCGACTCACCATGGTGCACGGTGTGCGCATCGTCAAACGTATCGACCCCGGCGACACGGTGATGCACCGCTACGACCCGCAGACCAAGACGCTGGAGATCGGCGGCCACCTTTCCTCGGGGCAGTACGTGTTCAAGCTCGCTGCCGAGCTGGCTTATCTGGAATTCGGCGACCTGATCGATGCGCAGGTCGCCGAAGGAAACTTCACCAGTGACGAATCACGTAAGCTCGCGCGGCTGGGGCTGGCCAATTACTTCGCGGCCGCGACGATGTTGCCCTACCGGCAGTTCCACGAGGTCGCCGAGAACTTCCGCTACGACGTCGAGCGTCTGTCCGCCTTCTACTCCGTGAGCTATGAGACTGTCTCCCATCGACTTTCGACGCTGCAACGCCCGTCGATGCGTGGCGTGCCGTTGTCGTTCGTCCGCGTCGACCGGGCCGGGAACATGTCAAAGCGCCAGTCCGCCACCGGTTTCCACTTCTCTTCCTCGGGCGGCACCTGCCCGTTGTGGAACGTCTACGAGACATTCGGCAACCCGGGCAAGATCCTGGTGCAGATCGCGCAGATGCCCGACGGACGCAATTACATGTGGGTGGCCCGCACCGTCGAGCGCCGCGCTTCGCGATATGGCCAGCCCGGCAAGACTTTCGCGATCGGTCTCGGATGCGAATTGCGTCATGCCCATCGGCTGGTCTACTCCGATGGCCTCGACCTCTCGGGTGAGGTCAGCACGCCGATCGGATCCGGTTGCCGGGTATGCGAACGCGACAACTGCCCTCAGCGGGCCTTCCCCGCCCTCGGGAGGGCGCTGGACCTCGACGAACACCGCTCGACGGTGTTGCCGTATCTGGTCAAGAAGTCCTGA
- a CDS encoding acyl-[acyl-carrier-protein] thioesterase gives MTDSADKPTAGLGKVMMPVLDPHPDVFDREWPLRVGDIDRVGRLRFDAACRHIQDIGSDQLREMGFEETHPLWIVRRTMIDLIRPVEFQDMLRMRRWCSGTSNRWCEMRVRIDGRKGGLMESEAFWININRETQGPARISDDFLEGLRRTTDESRLRWKPYLKPGSREDAVEIREYPVRVSDIDLFDHMNNSVYWTVIEDYLHSRPELLAGPLRVAIEHDAAVALGEKLEILSHVYPAGSTDKFGPELADRTVITLTYVVGDEAKAIAALFSL, from the coding sequence ATGACGGATTCCGCAGACAAGCCGACGGCCGGACTGGGCAAAGTCATGATGCCGGTACTGGATCCGCATCCCGACGTCTTCGACCGCGAATGGCCGCTGCGGGTCGGCGACATCGATCGGGTGGGCCGGCTGCGGTTCGATGCGGCGTGCCGCCACATCCAGGACATCGGATCCGATCAGCTGCGTGAGATGGGCTTCGAGGAGACTCACCCGTTGTGGATCGTCCGGCGGACCATGATCGACCTGATCCGTCCCGTCGAGTTCCAGGACATGCTGCGGATGCGGCGCTGGTGTTCGGGGACGTCGAACCGGTGGTGCGAGATGCGGGTGCGCATAGACGGCCGCAAGGGCGGCCTGATGGAATCCGAGGCGTTCTGGATCAACATCAACCGCGAGACCCAGGGGCCGGCCCGCATCTCCGACGACTTCCTCGAAGGTCTGCGACGAACGACGGACGAGTCCCGGCTGCGCTGGAAGCCCTACTTGAAACCGGGCAGCCGCGAGGACGCTGTCGAGATCAGGGAGTATCCGGTCCGGGTTTCGGACATCGACCTGTTCGACCACATGAACAACTCGGTCTACTGGACAGTCATCGAGGACTACCTGCACTCCCGCCCGGAGTTGCTCGCCGGACCACTGCGGGTGGCCATCGAGCACGACGCGGCGGTGGCTCTCGGCGAGAAGCTTGAGATCCTCTCGCACGTGTACCCGGCGGGGTCGACGGACAAGTTCGGGCCGGAGCTGGCCGATCGAACTGTTATAACGCTCACATATGTGGTCGGCGACGAGGCCAAAGCGATCGCCGCGCTGTTCTCCCTCTGA
- the aceA gene encoding isocitrate lyase, whose protein sequence is MSIVGTPKSPEQIQHDWDHNPRWRGVTRTYTPADVVALQGHVVEEATLARRGAEVLWDQLHNMDFVNALGALTGNMAVQQVRAGLKAIYLSGWQVAGDANLSGHTYPDQSLYPANSVPQVVRRINNALLRADEIAKVEGDTSVENWLAPIVADGEAGFGGALNVYELQKAMIAAGVAGSHWEDQLASEKKCGHLGGKVLIPTQQHIRTLTSARLAADVADVPTVVIARTDAEAATLITSDVDERDRPFITGERTAEGFYRVRNGLEPCIARARAYAPYSDLIWMETGTPDLELAAKFAEGVKSEFPDQMLAYNCSPSFNWRKHLDDATIAKFQKELGAMGFKFQFITLAGFHALNYSMFDLAHGYARNQMAAYVELQEREFAAEARGYTATKHQREVGAGYFDRIATTVDPTSSTTALAGSTEEGQFH, encoded by the coding sequence ATGTCGATCGTGGGCACCCCGAAGTCACCGGAACAGATTCAGCACGACTGGGATCACAACCCCCGCTGGAGGGGCGTCACCCGCACCTACACCCCGGCAGACGTCGTCGCCCTGCAGGGGCATGTCGTCGAGGAGGCCACCCTGGCCCGCCGGGGCGCCGAGGTGCTGTGGGATCAGCTCCACAACATGGACTTCGTCAATGCGCTCGGCGCGCTGACCGGCAACATGGCCGTGCAGCAGGTCCGCGCCGGTCTCAAGGCCATCTACCTGTCGGGTTGGCAGGTCGCCGGCGACGCCAACCTGTCCGGCCACACCTACCCCGACCAGAGCCTGTACCCGGCCAACTCGGTGCCGCAGGTCGTCCGCCGCATCAACAACGCGCTGCTGCGCGCCGACGAGATCGCCAAGGTCGAGGGGGACACCTCGGTAGAGAATTGGCTGGCCCCGATCGTCGCCGACGGCGAGGCCGGCTTCGGCGGCGCGCTCAACGTCTACGAGCTGCAGAAGGCCATGATCGCCGCGGGTGTGGCCGGTTCGCACTGGGAGGACCAGCTGGCGTCGGAGAAGAAGTGTGGTCACCTCGGCGGCAAGGTGCTGATCCCGACCCAGCAGCACATCCGCACTTTGACATCTGCCAGGCTCGCGGCTGACGTGGCCGACGTGCCGACCGTCGTCATCGCCCGTACCGACGCCGAGGCCGCCACCCTGATCACCAGCGACGTCGACGAGCGCGACCGCCCGTTCATCACCGGCGAGCGCACCGCCGAGGGCTTCTACCGAGTCCGCAACGGCCTGGAACCGTGCATCGCCCGGGCCAGGGCCTACGCGCCGTACTCCGACCTGATCTGGATGGAGACCGGCACGCCGGATCTGGAGCTGGCGGCTAAGTTCGCCGAGGGTGTCAAGAGCGAGTTCCCCGACCAGATGTTGGCCTACAACTGCTCACCGTCGTTCAACTGGCGCAAGCACCTGGACGACGCGACCATCGCGAAGTTCCAGAAGGAGCTCGGCGCGATGGGCTTCAAGTTCCAGTTCATCACGCTGGCCGGCTTCCACGCCCTGAACTACTCGATGTTCGATCTGGCCCACGGTTACGCCCGCAACCAGATGGCCGCTTACGTCGAGCTGCAGGAACGCGAGTTCGCCGCCGAGGCGCGCGGCTACACCGCCACCAAGCACCAGCGCGAGGTCGGCGCCGGTTACTTCGACCGGATCGCCACCACCGTGGATCCGACCAGCTCGACCACCGCGCTTGCGGGCTCGACCGAAGAGGGGCAGTTCCACTGA